One Panicum virgatum strain AP13 chromosome 3N, P.virgatum_v5, whole genome shotgun sequence DNA segment encodes these proteins:
- the LOC120663983 gene encoding ocs element-binding factor 1-like — MAPQLPALSESDPVLEAFLADIGFGLGPEPLDVTTTMTMAATPPEEETSASASAADEAAERRLRRKISNRESARRSRARKQRHLEEIRARGGRLRAGNRELAARLRGVQARAALVRLTNARLRAEAGALGRRLAAARRAIALRQIYAAASAAGTGGFELQALASPLADRVAYA; from the coding sequence ATGGCTCCCCAGCTCCCCGCGCTCTCTGAGTCTGATCCCGTCCTCGAGGCCTTCCTCGCCGACATCGGCTTCGGCCTGGGACCCGAGCCCCTAGAcgtgacgacgacgatgacgatggcagccacgccgccggaggaggagacgtctgcctcggcgtcggcggccgacgaggcggcggagcgccgtCTCCGTCGCAAGATCTCGAACCGGGAGTCGGCGCGGCGGTCCCGCGCGCGCAAGCAGCGGCACCTGGAGGAGatccgcgcgcgcggcggcaggcTCCGCGCGGGGAACCGCGAgctcgccgcgcgcctccgcgGCGTGCAGGCCCGCGCCGCGCTGGTCCGGCTGACCAACGCCCGGCTGCGCGCCGAGGCCGGCGCCCTGGGCCGGCGCCtcgcggccgcgcggcgcgccATCGCGCTGCGGCAGATCtacgccgccgcgtccgccgccggcaccggcggctTCGAGCTGCAGGCGCTGGCCTCGCCCCTCGCCGATCGTGTAGCATATGCATGA